From a single Bradyrhizobium sediminis genomic region:
- a CDS encoding fused MFS/spermidine synthase: protein MTPESPGAQAPGLSWKHAETIPIARPLDEWLRSARVERAFYRYLKGMNMTVFDRTIGQAPKAIASDSLRLATFIAAIFASAALLFSVEPMFTKMVLPRLGGSAAVWTTATVFFQAMLLAGYVYAHLLMRFVPLRLALVIHVIVTAAACAALPLHIAADWGRPPAEGETFWLIGLFTASIGLPFFALSANGPLLQAWFARTDHPSAQDPYFLYVASNIGSFLALVSYPFVVEPFVGLGAQTWFWTVGFYGLIALIGGCATLSLRSRVLPSHTVTVEALAAPPSWRNVASCIGLSAVPSGLLLAVTAYMSTDVAAVPLFWVLPLALYLLSLVIAFQTRPLIPHWLVVRAFPAFILLLVVFVSINPVEWLISSLSVHIAAFFVTALMCHGELARRRPAARYLTNFYIWLSSGGLIGGITTGLVAPHLFTWVAEYPILIVLAILCVPPATASIGRALTDSAMRKLLLVALTAAALAVFVLKWVDIQFDTASIIVMNGLLLGATVYYWRAPVSFAAIIAFIFFTNAYGFHYGREGYVVRNFFGVLNAAETSDGRFRVLWHGTIGQGSQRIRDDLGVRVTGRPEMVAEFFDGAGIAQTVDAVRARVGGPIKMAVIGLGTGALTCRTKPGDSVTFYEIDPDVIRVARDPKLFNYISECGPGTEIVQGDARLTLSDASAEPYDLIFIDAFLGAAIPIHLLTREAMAMYFGKLAPNGIVAVHVSNRNMELASVVAGVAEANGAIARYYRGGDVQESVHENKWVPKVVAVARGEQDFGGLAKSRYWPVLHRDPAQDVWSDDYSNVLGALMRKWNERAGLAAISLNK, encoded by the coding sequence GTGACACCGGAAAGCCCCGGTGCTCAAGCACCGGGGCTTTCTTGGAAGCACGCTGAAACGATCCCCATCGCGCGACCTTTGGACGAGTGGTTGCGCTCCGCCCGTGTCGAACGGGCATTTTACCGATACCTGAAAGGGATGAACATGACCGTATTTGATCGCACGATAGGCCAGGCGCCGAAAGCAATTGCCTCCGACAGTTTGAGGCTGGCGACCTTCATCGCTGCGATTTTCGCCAGCGCGGCGCTGCTGTTCTCGGTGGAGCCGATGTTTACGAAGATGGTACTTCCGCGATTGGGGGGCTCCGCTGCGGTCTGGACGACGGCGACCGTGTTCTTTCAGGCGATGTTGCTGGCCGGCTACGTCTACGCGCACCTGCTGATGCGATTTGTGCCGCTGCGGCTGGCGCTCGTCATTCATGTGATCGTCACGGCAGCGGCCTGCGCGGCGCTGCCGCTTCACATTGCCGCCGATTGGGGCCGTCCGCCCGCGGAGGGCGAAACATTCTGGCTGATTGGGCTCTTCACCGCGTCGATCGGATTGCCGTTCTTTGCGCTCAGCGCCAACGGACCGCTGCTTCAGGCGTGGTTTGCCCGCACCGATCATCCTTCTGCGCAGGATCCCTATTTCCTTTATGTCGCGAGCAACATCGGCAGCTTCCTGGCGTTGGTTTCGTATCCGTTCGTGGTCGAGCCGTTTGTCGGGCTTGGCGCCCAGACCTGGTTCTGGACCGTCGGCTTTTATGGCCTGATCGCGCTGATTGGCGGCTGCGCAACGCTATCGCTACGATCGCGGGTTTTGCCGAGCCACACAGTTACGGTCGAGGCGCTCGCCGCGCCGCCGAGCTGGCGCAATGTGGCATCCTGCATCGGGCTGTCGGCGGTGCCCTCGGGTCTCTTGCTGGCTGTAACCGCGTATATGTCGACCGACGTGGCCGCCGTACCGCTGTTCTGGGTGCTGCCGCTCGCGCTTTATCTGTTGAGCCTGGTCATCGCCTTCCAAACCCGCCCCCTCATACCGCATTGGCTGGTGGTCAGGGCATTCCCGGCCTTCATCCTGTTGCTGGTCGTCTTCGTCAGCATCAATCCGGTCGAATGGCTGATCAGCTCGCTGAGCGTCCATATCGCTGCGTTCTTCGTGACGGCGCTGATGTGCCACGGCGAATTGGCCCGCCGGCGGCCGGCGGCGCGCTATCTGACCAATTTCTACATCTGGCTTTCGAGCGGCGGACTGATCGGCGGTATCACGACAGGACTGGTGGCGCCGCATCTGTTCACTTGGGTCGCGGAGTATCCGATCCTGATCGTGCTGGCAATCCTGTGCGTCCCGCCGGCCACCGCCTCGATAGGCAGGGCCTTGACCGACAGCGCTATGCGGAAATTGCTGCTCGTCGCGCTCACGGCGGCGGCGCTCGCTGTGTTCGTCCTGAAGTGGGTTGACATCCAGTTCGACACCGCGTCGATCATCGTCATGAACGGGTTATTGCTCGGCGCGACGGTCTACTACTGGCGTGCGCCAGTTTCTTTTGCGGCGATCATCGCCTTCATCTTCTTCACCAACGCGTATGGTTTCCACTACGGCCGGGAAGGTTACGTCGTCCGCAATTTCTTCGGCGTCCTCAATGCCGCTGAAACCAGCGATGGCCGGTTTCGTGTGCTCTGGCACGGCACCATCGGCCAAGGTTCGCAACGAATCCGTGACGACCTCGGCGTTCGCGTGACGGGTCGCCCCGAGATGGTGGCGGAGTTCTTTGACGGCGCTGGCATTGCGCAAACCGTCGATGCGGTTCGCGCCCGGGTCGGAGGTCCCATCAAGATGGCCGTGATCGGACTTGGCACGGGAGCGCTGACCTGCCGCACCAAGCCCGGCGATAGCGTGACATTCTATGAGATCGATCCGGACGTCATCCGCGTCGCTCGCGATCCAAAACTGTTCAACTACATTTCGGAGTGCGGGCCGGGGACGGAGATCGTGCAGGGTGATGCGCGGCTGACGCTGTCGGATGCTTCCGCCGAGCCCTACGACCTGATCTTCATCGACGCATTCCTCGGTGCAGCAATCCCGATCCATCTGCTGACCCGTGAGGCCATGGCGATGTACTTTGGCAAGCTCGCTCCGAACGGCATCGTGGCCGTGCACGTCTCGAACCGCAACATGGAACTCGCCTCCGTTGTGGCCGGCGTCGCCGAAGCCAATGGTGCTATCGCGCGCTACTATCGCGGCGGCGACGTGCAAGAGAGCGTTCATGAAAACAAATGGGTGCCGAAGGTAGTGGCGGTGGCACGCGGCGAACAGGATTTTGGTGGGCTGGCGAAGTCGCGATACTGGCCGGTCCTGCATCGTGACCCGGCGCAGGATGTCTGGTCGGACGACTATTCCAACGTGCTGGGTGCCCTGATGCGCAAATGGAATGAACGAGCAGGATTGGCGGCGATATCGCTCAATAAATAG
- a CDS encoding LysR family transcriptional regulator encodes MNWDDLRIVAAVRDEGTYAGASARLRIDETTVGRRLARIERALGLRLFEAVDGVRRPTRQCEAVLAHIEAMAAHVADIGKVGESLAGLTGRFRIASTSAIAEELLAPRACRLLVANPGLTLHFLTSSENVKFSRWGADLAIRLRKPDKGDFTISKLAEVRLYFFEPAAAPDFEPAICSYPDDLDLTPESQFLKARGLQQRARCITDNVRIIKTLIQSHQAIGILPEHSCEDLLSDRGLRATLLPRRRDVWLLVQNHLKRDPAARAAIDWVRGCFEEFSKA; translated from the coding sequence ATGAACTGGGATGATCTCCGCATCGTTGCCGCGGTCAGGGACGAAGGCACCTATGCCGGCGCCAGCGCGCGGCTGCGGATCGACGAGACGACGGTAGGCCGGCGTCTGGCGCGCATCGAGCGCGCGCTGGGCCTGAGATTGTTCGAGGCCGTCGACGGGGTGCGCAGGCCGACGCGGCAATGCGAGGCGGTTCTCGCGCATATCGAGGCGATGGCGGCGCACGTTGCCGACATCGGCAAGGTCGGCGAGAGCTTGGCCGGTCTGACCGGGCGCTTCCGGATTGCGTCCACCAGCGCCATTGCGGAGGAACTGCTGGCTCCGCGCGCCTGCCGTTTGCTGGTGGCGAACCCGGGCCTGACCCTGCATTTCCTTACCTCCAGCGAGAACGTGAAATTCTCGCGCTGGGGCGCCGATCTTGCCATTCGCCTGCGAAAACCCGACAAGGGCGATTTCACGATTTCGAAGCTTGCTGAAGTCAGGCTGTATTTTTTCGAGCCGGCCGCCGCGCCCGATTTCGAGCCGGCGATCTGCAGCTATCCTGATGACCTCGACCTCACTCCGGAATCCCAGTTCCTGAAGGCGAGGGGACTGCAACAACGCGCGCGCTGCATCACGGACAATGTCCGCATCATCAAAACGCTGATCCAGAGCCATCAGGCCATCGGCATCCTGCCCGAACATTCCTGCGAGGATTTGCTGTCGGACCGCGGCCTGCGCGCCACGCTGCTGCCGCGGCGCCGCGACGTTTGGCTCCTGGTGCAGAACCACCTCAAGCGCGATCCCGCGGCGCGCGCCGCGATCGATTGGGTTCGCGGCTGCTTTGAGGAATTTTCGAAGGCGTAG
- a CDS encoding cysteine hydrolase family protein, which yields MTVAKTLLQLAGADLSLPKLSDASLVLIDLQNEYLAGPLALPDAHAAIANAAKLLARARNSGAAIFHVAHKGRPGSLFDRAAERGAIVSALAPLDGEPVVEKELPNAFAGTDLQPRLAATGRKNIILVGLMTHMCVSSTARAALDLGFRVTIDANSCATRDLPDGRGGTIAAATVHDVALVELSDRFAIIAREGDALA from the coding sequence ATGACCGTCGCCAAGACCCTGCTTCAGCTCGCCGGCGCCGACCTCAGCCTTCCCAAGCTGAGCGACGCCTCCCTCGTTCTGATCGACCTGCAGAACGAATATCTCGCAGGCCCGCTCGCTCTGCCCGATGCCCATGCGGCGATCGCAAACGCCGCAAAACTGCTGGCGCGGGCGCGGAACAGCGGGGCCGCGATCTTTCACGTCGCGCACAAGGGACGGCCCGGCAGCCTGTTCGACCGCGCCGCCGAGCGTGGCGCGATCGTATCCGCGCTGGCTCCGCTGGATGGCGAGCCGGTGGTCGAGAAGGAATTGCCCAATGCGTTCGCGGGAACCGATCTGCAGCCGCGCCTAGCCGCGACCGGGCGCAAGAACATCATCCTCGTGGGCTTGATGACGCATATGTGCGTCAGCTCCACGGCGCGAGCGGCGCTCGATCTCGGCTTTCGCGTCACCATCGACGCCAACAGCTGCGCCACGCGCGACCTTCCCGACGGCCGCGGCGGTACAATTGCCGCCGCAACGGTTCACGACGTGGCGCTGGTCGAGCTATCCGACCGCTTCGCGATCATCGCCCGCGAGGGCGACGCGCTGGCGTAG
- a CDS encoding DUF2778 domain-containing protein: MSYSTSASSQFAASKRKKSRKAIPNHVFGSAAVACLVVGCAWNLYTHVFGANIYPTMAGGNFDAPVIRRPQAVAAPTPQAIVNTVFAALPEPTPVVSAPAAIASATSLMFRDRFAAAAPQSVEPQPQPQAETMKLASASQQVEAAKPKPSAPAPAKVAALAPATDPIEAKPAKGAAASVKDMTQRAKAAVMSIASGGKPSMVEKLWGKEPSRGSLLSYASADVSATGSLPREQNPMLGGSAPYDRSTAVYDIAARKVYLPDGTVLEAHSGLGAKMDDVRYAHVRMQGVTPPHIYELTPREALFHGVPALRLNPIGGEDKIFGRTGLLAHTYMLGPNGDSNGCVSFKDYYAFLDAYRNRGIKRLAVVARVE; this comes from the coding sequence ATGAGTTATAGTACGAGTGCGTCCAGCCAGTTCGCGGCCTCGAAGCGAAAAAAATCCCGTAAAGCTATTCCTAACCATGTTTTCGGAAGCGCCGCGGTCGCGTGCCTGGTGGTCGGCTGCGCCTGGAATCTCTATACGCATGTTTTCGGCGCCAACATCTATCCGACCATGGCCGGCGGAAATTTCGATGCGCCGGTGATCCGGCGTCCGCAGGCCGTCGCGGCCCCGACCCCGCAAGCGATCGTCAACACCGTGTTCGCCGCCTTGCCCGAACCGACGCCGGTCGTCTCCGCACCTGCTGCGATCGCATCCGCCACATCGCTGATGTTCCGCGATCGTTTCGCAGCCGCTGCGCCGCAGTCGGTCGAGCCGCAGCCGCAGCCGCAAGCCGAGACGATGAAGCTCGCTTCAGCGTCACAACAGGTCGAAGCGGCGAAGCCGAAACCAAGCGCGCCGGCGCCTGCCAAGGTTGCCGCACTGGCGCCGGCGACGGATCCCATCGAAGCCAAGCCGGCGAAGGGCGCGGCGGCCTCCGTCAAGGACATGACGCAGCGTGCCAAGGCGGCTGTGATGTCGATTGCTTCCGGCGGCAAGCCCAGCATGGTCGAGAAATTGTGGGGCAAGGAACCGTCGCGCGGATCGCTGCTGTCCTACGCTTCCGCCGATGTCAGCGCGACCGGCAGCCTGCCCAGGGAACAGAACCCGATGCTCGGGGGATCGGCGCCCTACGATCGCTCGACCGCAGTCTACGACATTGCGGCGCGCAAGGTCTATCTGCCCGACGGCACCGTGCTGGAAGCGCATTCCGGGCTCGGCGCCAAGATGGACGACGTGCGTTACGCACATGTGCGGATGCAGGGCGTGACGCCGCCGCATATCTATGAACTGACCCCGCGCGAGGCACTGTTCCACGGCGTGCCGGCGCTTCGGCTCAATCCGATCGGCGGCGAGGACAAGATCTTCGGCCGCACCGGGCTGCTCGCGCATACCTACATGCTCGGCCCCAACGGCGACTCCAACGGCTGCGTGTCGTTCAAGGACTACTACGCATTCCTCGACGCCTACCGCAACCGCGGCATCAAGCGGCTGGCGGTGGTGGCACGGGTGGAGTGA
- a CDS encoding DUF899 family protein codes for MSSSTLKVAGHSSLKPAAELARASGMRFPNESAEYRRAREALLAEEIELRRHIERVAAQRRALPPGGEVKKNYAFEGESGKTSFAGLFGDKDTLVVYSYMYGPQRERPCPMCTSLLSAWDGEVPDIAQRVALAIVARSPIARLVAFKRERGWHHLPLYSDISGEFSRDYHALTTDGGDDAAFNVFTRRQEGNGVTIRHFWGGEMNGASADPGQDPRGAPDLMPLWTILDVTPEGRGADWYPKLNY; via the coding sequence ATGAGCAGTTCCACTCTGAAGGTCGCCGGCCATTCCAGCCTGAAACCCGCCGCTGAACTCGCGCGCGCCAGCGGCATGCGTTTTCCCAACGAGAGCGCCGAATATCGCCGCGCCCGCGAGGCGCTGTTGGCCGAGGAGATCGAGCTCCGCCGCCACATCGAGCGCGTGGCCGCGCAGCGCCGCGCACTGCCGCCGGGCGGCGAGGTCAAAAAGAACTACGCCTTCGAGGGCGAGAGCGGCAAGACGTCGTTCGCCGGCCTGTTCGGGGACAAGGATACGCTGGTCGTCTACAGCTACATGTACGGCCCGCAGCGCGAGCGGCCGTGCCCGATGTGCACGTCGCTGTTGTCGGCGTGGGACGGCGAGGTGCCGGATATTGCGCAGCGCGTCGCACTTGCCATCGTCGCGCGCTCGCCGATCGCGCGGCTGGTCGCATTCAAGCGCGAGCGCGGCTGGCATCATCTGCCGCTCTATTCCGATATCTCAGGCGAATTCAGTCGCGACTATCATGCGCTGACAACGGACGGCGGCGACGATGCGGCGTTCAACGTGTTCACGCGGCGCCAGGAAGGGAACGGTGTCACAATCAGGCATTTCTGGGGCGGCGAGATGAACGGCGCATCCGCCGATCCCGGCCAGGATCCGCGCGGCGCGCCCGATCTGATGCCGCTGTGGACCATCCTCGACGTCACGCCCGAAGGCCGCGGCGCCGACTGGTATCCGAAGCTGAATTATTGA
- a CDS encoding glycosyltransferase family 39 protein, translating into MSSNEARLARNTALTVLALVVLRLVAAAWTPLTFDEAYYWMWSKHLAFGYYDHPPAVAFVIRAGTMIAGDTELGVRLVSILLALPMSFAVYRTAAILFGGQRVAATATVLLNLTLMAAVGTLIVTPDAPLLVASSFVLFFLAKVLETGRGAWWLAVGAAVGTALLSKYTAMFFGAAILIWLAAVPKLRRWLVSPWPYLGGLVALAVFSPVILWNADHHWVSFIKQIGRARIEDFRPAFIGELVPTQVAFATPLVFILGAMGLHALVWRDAGAFAARMLVNTMFWTIVVYFIWHSLHARVEANWFAPVYPAFAIAAAVAAHLTRWDPRRQRLADFCLRWAAPSAIPMFVLLIVQADTGVLTGYRRDATVRSVGVGWRELAGEIEAVRVRTGATCVLAPDYGTTGWLAFYLPKGSCVVQPTQRIRWVNMPEPSEAQLSGKLLFIDEARPAGRRYLQQNYARAEKVAELTRKRGPLTIETYSLELLESPKGSVLDRSPPPELQ; encoded by the coding sequence ATGAGTTCGAACGAGGCGCGACTCGCCCGCAACACGGCGCTTACGGTGCTGGCGCTGGTGGTGTTGCGGCTGGTCGCCGCCGCCTGGACGCCGCTGACCTTCGACGAGGCCTATTACTGGATGTGGTCGAAGCATCTGGCCTTCGGCTATTACGATCATCCGCCCGCGGTGGCGTTCGTGATCCGCGCGGGCACCATGATCGCGGGCGACACCGAACTCGGCGTGCGGCTGGTTTCGATCCTGCTGGCGCTGCCGATGAGTTTTGCGGTGTACCGCACCGCCGCGATCCTGTTCGGCGGCCAGCGGGTGGCGGCGACCGCCACCGTCCTGCTCAACCTCACTTTGATGGCCGCGGTCGGCACCCTGATCGTCACGCCGGATGCGCCGCTGCTGGTGGCCTCGAGCTTCGTGCTGTTCTTTCTGGCCAAGGTGCTGGAGACCGGGCGCGGCGCCTGGTGGCTCGCCGTCGGTGCTGCGGTCGGCACCGCGCTGCTCTCAAAATACACCGCGATGTTTTTCGGCGCGGCGATCTTGATCTGGCTCGCGGCGGTTCCGAAATTGCGGCGCTGGCTGGTCTCGCCCTGGCCCTATCTCGGCGGGCTCGTGGCACTGGCGGTCTTTTCCCCCGTGATCCTCTGGAACGCCGATCACCACTGGGTCTCCTTCATCAAGCAGATCGGCCGCGCCAGGATCGAGGATTTCCGGCCGGCCTTCATCGGCGAATTGGTTCCGACCCAGGTCGCGTTCGCGACGCCGCTGGTATTCATCCTCGGCGCGATGGGGCTTCACGCCCTGGTCTGGCGCGATGCCGGAGCGTTCGCGGCGCGGATGCTGGTCAACACCATGTTCTGGACCATCGTGGTGTATTTCATCTGGCATTCGCTGCATGCCCGGGTCGAGGCCAACTGGTTCGCGCCGGTCTATCCGGCATTTGCGATCGCCGCCGCAGTCGCCGCGCATCTGACGCGATGGGACCCGCGCCGCCAGCGCCTCGCCGATTTCTGCCTGCGCTGGGCGGCGCCGTCGGCGATCCCCATGTTCGTGCTGCTGATCGTGCAGGCCGATACCGGCGTGCTCACGGGCTATCGCCGCGACGCTACCGTGCGCAGCGTCGGCGTCGGCTGGCGCGAACTGGCCGGCGAGATCGAGGCGGTGCGCGTCCGCACTGGCGCGACCTGCGTGCTGGCGCCGGACTATGGCACCACCGGATGGCTCGCCTTCTATCTGCCCAAGGGAAGTTGCGTGGTGCAGCCGACCCAGCGCATCCGCTGGGTCAACATGCCCGAACCGTCCGAGGCGCAGTTGTCCGGCAAGCTGCTGTTCATCGACGAGGCGCGGCCCGCCGGCCGGCGCTATTTGCAGCAAAATTACGCGAGGGCCGAGAAGGTCGCCGAACTCACGCGCAAGCGCGGCCCGCTCACCATCGAAACCTATTCGCTCGAGTTGCTGGAATCCCCGAAGGGCAGCGTGCTCGACCGCTCGCCGCCGCCGGAACTGCAGTAG